The Papaver somniferum cultivar HN1 chromosome 3, ASM357369v1, whole genome shotgun sequence genome includes a region encoding these proteins:
- the LOC113358309 gene encoding probable voltage-gated potassium channel subunit beta — protein sequence MDTKDIKNKMQYKNLGRSGLKVSQLSYGAWVSFGNQLDVKEAKTLLQCCKDHGVNFFDNAEVYANGRAEEIMGQAIRELGWKRSDIVISTKIFWGGPGPNDKGLSRKHIIEGTKASLKRLDMEYVDILYCHRPDVSTPIEETVRAMNYVIDHGWAFYWGTSEWSAQQITEAWAVAEKLDLVGPVVEQPEYNLLSRHKVESEYLPLYTNYGIGLTTWSPLASGVLTGKYNNKNIPSDSRFALENYKNLASRSLVDDVLKKVAALEPIAKELNVPLSQLAIAWCASNPNVSSVITGATKEAQIVENMKAVDLIPRLTPEILERIETVVQSKPKRPESYR from the exons ATGGATACGAAagatatcaaaaacaagatgcaATATAAGAATTTGGGTAGATCTGGATTAAAAGTAAGCCAACTATCCTACGGAGCATGGGTGAGTTTTGGAAATCAATTAGATGTTAAAGAGGCAAAAACATTACTACAGTGTTGTAAAGATCATGGTGTTAATTTCTTTGATAATGCTGAGGTTTATGCAAATGGTAGAGCTGAAGAAATCATGGGTCAAGCTATTAGAGAATTAGGATGGAAGAGATCAGATATTGTTATATCTACAAAAATATTTTGGGGTGGACCTGGTCCAAATGATAAAGGATTATCTAGAAAGCATATTATTGAAGGAACTAAAGCTTCATTAAAAAGATTAGATATGGAATATGTTGATATTTTGTATTGTCATAGACCTGATGTTTCAACACCTATTGAAGAAACAGTTAGAGCTATGAATTATGTTATTGATCATGGTTGGGCTTTTTACTGGGGTACTAGTGAATGGTCTGCTCAGCAGATTACCGAAGCTTGGGCTGTTGCTGAAAAATTAGATCTCGTTGGTCCTGTTGTTGAACAACCTGAGTATAATCTTCTATCTAGACACAAG GTGGAATCAGAGTATCTACCGCTTTACACCAACTATGGTATAGGTCTTACCACATGGAGTCCACTTGCATCTGGAGTTCTTACCGGGAAGTACAATAATAAAAATATTCCATCAGACAGTAGGTTTGCTCTAGAGAATTACAAG AACCTTGCAAGCAGGTCACTGGTTGATGACGTGCTGAAAAAAGTTGCTGCTTTGGAACCAATTGCAAAGGAGCTTAATGTGCCTTTATCTCAACTTGCAATTGCTTGGTGTGCATCAAATCCTAATGTTTCGTCCGTTATAACTGGTGCTACGAAGGAGGCTCAA ATTGTAGAAAACATGAAAGCTGTTGATCTCATTCCAAGACTTACACCTGAAATTTTGGAGAGGATTGAAACAGTTGTCCAGAGCAAGCCAAAGCGTCCTGAATCTTACAGGTAA